In Rhea pennata isolate bPtePen1 chromosome 22, bPtePen1.pri, whole genome shotgun sequence, a single genomic region encodes these proteins:
- the FNDC10 gene encoding fibronectin type III domain-containing protein 10 yields MTMCQQEHPAEPWCPYKVGGEGAASGRLCFRTPARGFQCAARACRAHRSPGGALVANVLRNGSVLLQWGPPRPAAGLRGFALNCSWDGTYTRFPCDSVELGAACRDYLLPEAHGSVRYRLCLQPRYAPPRPAPPAQCVEFRVEPAAMRDIVVAMTAVGGSICVMLVFICLLVAYITENLMSPPAAPRRA; encoded by the exons ATGACCATGTGCCAGCAAGAGCAc ccCGCGGAGCCCTGGTGCCCCTACAAGGTGGGCGGCGAGGGCGCGGCGAGCGGCCGGCTCTGCTTCCGCACGCCGGCCCGCGGCTTCCAGTGCGCGGCGCGGGCCTGCCGCGCCCACCGCTCGCCGGGCGGCGCGCTGGTGGCCAACGTGCTGCGCAACGGCAGCGTGCTGCTGCAGTgggggccgccgcgcccggccgccggcctCCGCGGCTTCGCGCTCAACTGCTCCTGGGACGGCACCTACACGCGCTTCCCCTGCGACAGCGTGGAGCTGGGCGCCGCCTGCCGCGACTACCTGCTGCCCGAGGCGCACGGCAGCGTGCGCTACCGCCTCTGCCTCCAGCCGCGCTacgcgccgccgcgccccgcgccgcccgcccagTGCGTGGAGTTCCGCGTGGAGCCGGCCGCCATGCGGGACATCGTCGTCGCCATGACGGCCGTGGGGGGCTCCATCTGCGTCATGCTCGTCTTCATTTGCCTCCTGGTGGCCTACATCACCGAGAACCTCATgagcccgcccgccgcgccgcgccgcgcctag